The sequence below is a genomic window from Uranotaenia lowii strain MFRU-FL chromosome 2, ASM2978415v1, whole genome shotgun sequence.
AGCAACGGGGGCGGCGTGGAGGACGTCGTGGCAAGGGCAAGAAGTAATGGCTCTGGCCACTGAATTAATGGATAACATTTGAAAGTATATACATTATTGTGAGGTACAGTGAGGATCTTTTGAATTACAATAATAATGAGATTTTGTGAGTTTTGCAAATTAAGGTCATAGGGGATAAATAAACCTCAAAGATTCAAAATCCTTCgaaaaaatttagatcgaaatacAAAGTTTACTAAAGCCGTGGAATTGTTAATTAGGCAGTTTTTGTTTCTAATTAGTAGAGGCTTTTTTCAAACAGGATTATAATGGGTTAACCGCTAACGACgggaaaaaaaaccgttaattTCTGTGATACCGGGCTCCACTACATCGATGTGATAGATTACCATGGCCGAATTAGAGAGCATGGAATGACAGGAGGAATAACAACAAGTCTTATCCTACGGCCATCAAGTGAAATAGTGAGACGGTCTGTGCAACTAATTTCTGGGAATTCCGAAGTACCACAAACTGGCGACGAGGATGGGATCCAACAGAAGACAGAAAGCAGTACGGCCAACACTGATCGGACGGTATTTGGGATCTTCGTTGGATGCGGTTCCAAATAGTGCTATGTATATAAGTCGAATTTTCTCATTTGCAGTTTGAGGAATAGAATTTAACATACCGAATAAGTAAGTGACCATGTTCCTATCACGATCTGGGACTGGGGCGCTAAGGCAATATTTGAAGGGCCGTTCAATTCAGGCAATGCTCAGTTCGGACGCTCTAAATTCAACTACATGGGCACCAAATAGCGTCCGCACTGTCCAGGACCAGTGGCGCTCTCGGTTTGAGCAGGAGAAGATTCCCGAACCCACCACTTCAATTACTAACATTTTAGCCCATGTGTTAAAACTGGCCTGTCCTGGAGATGTAGAAAAGCATCAAAAGCTAGAACTAAGCAAAGAGCAACTTTCGCTACTGGCTGATTTGTGTGAATGTCGAATGGCCCGTATGCCCATACAGTATGTCATCGGGCAATGGGATTTTGGTGAACTCACACTGAAGATGGCACCGCCTGTGTTCATACCGCGACCGGAAACGGAAGAGCTGGTTGAGCTGATTCTGCAACAAATCGATACTGACAAAGAGTTTAGATTTCTCGATGTGGGAATTCCGAAGTACCACAAACTGGCGACGAGGATGGGATCCAACAGAAGACAGAAAGCAGTACGGCCAACACTGATCGGACGGTATTTGGGATCTTCGTTGGATGCGATTCAACTCGACGAGGAATGATTTTTGATCTAACCTTGAAATGGGTAATCGGACGGAAGGTTGTtgattgcaaataaaaaaaaaagtaagtagaCAAACATTTACTAAAGAACTGCTATAAATTACTTCAATATTACTTCGGAAGTGaagtaatattttgaaaagcaaaaatctATTCAATGATGAAATAATGGTGTTGGAGATACGAGACACTTCGTTGTGCGCTAGTTGCGAGTGTGTTAAACTCGGGAAAAActaaatatatgtatattgaataatgaaatatatttaacaaaattcaatacGATACTATAAatacaaataaaagaaaaaaatcgtgaaatttgGTACGGTGAATGTCGGGATAAAGAATGCCGAAGTTTATTGTTTCTTCGTTTGAAATTATTCGCGGTCctcaagaaattaaaaattaactaaaaaaaaaaaaaaaaaaagattgataaAGTTCAATAACATCTTCGGAGAAGATTGTAAGCATAAGTACATTTAAGAAAATGCAGATTTAGTTCGTTGACGGAATCTGTTATCAAAGTTTGTTTCGACCATACaacattttaacataaaatctaTTAGGACAGCTTAAGTTAATATGCGTATTTTGCGAGCAAGATGAATGTTTCGTATGATATCAATATTTCGTTTGATATCAATCAATCGTAATCAATATTTTATTGTGACTTGAATGTCAAATAACTAAGGAGGAACTTAAGATAGGCATATGAATAGAACAGATATGCCATCAGTGTTTTATGTTGCCATAAAGGTGAATTAAAAATTGGCCTGATGATGCAAAGAGAAGAtagtataaaatatataaaatcctatataataatatgatataCAAAAGGCATCGGAAAAAGTTGATGAACGAGGAATTTATTAAGAATAATTGGATGTGCTTGTCATTGCACGGGTCTTTGTGACTGGAAAATAGCGAGCTATGGATAGCTTCGGAATTCTTAAAAGGTGTTGGTAAATGTTATGTAACATGGACCTCTTCGGAGGTTGATTGAATGTGCTGTATTATCAGGCACGGGACTTTAAGTTCGCTGAA
It includes:
- the LOC129747541 gene encoding MTRF1L release factor glutamine methyltransferase-like, which codes for MFLSRSGTGALRQYLKGRSIQAMLSSDALNSTTWAPNSVRTVQDQWRSRFEQEKIPEPTTSITNILAHVLKLACPGDVEKHQKLELSKEQLSLLADLCECRMARMPIQYVIGQWDFGELTLKMAPPVFIPRPETEELVELILQQIDTDKEFRFLDVGIPKYHKLATRMGSNRRQKAVRPTLIGRYLGSSLDAIQLDEE